A window of Castanea sativa cultivar Marrone di Chiusa Pesio chromosome 1, ASM4071231v1 contains these coding sequences:
- the LOC142607822 gene encoding uncharacterized protein LOC142607822, with translation MENTNVKKEEVAGRSLIDKVFSWSFRDVRNKDLYKNHVQRIPETFLSMTDYMKSFKDPLIEEAHADLFSNMTAVRRAPVCYIHSVEESKNFKLPKDLFYEIKFNAAEDTEKNIGTYEPKVGDLIALTDFRPKSIDDLVRPTRFYLIAYVYGTKAESSEKLQILASKCITTEPNMQRNMRETFLGRKRETFHTNKKETLLAVCLMNMTTIVRMWRAVNSDLEGGNRNILNKVVQNNAADEENCTTCFSEGKRSPSNSFICDIISSYNPNNSQEAAVLSCVGLRDCYHQNTVKLIWGPPGTGKTKTVGLLLFVLLKIKCRTLTCAPTNSAVLEVTTRLLSLVRESLEYETYGLGDIILFGNDERLRIDGCDDLRDVFLDYRVNVLCKYFASSSGWKDCLEVVICFLENPKLQYNIYFEERKKKNVEVEDELKQEESTSNPVKEDDDTMTFEEFVKKKNVEVEDELKQEESTSNPVKEDDDTMTFEEFVKKEFSLIRKSLKCCMIDLYTHLPTSLLPLEVVKDMIRALKLLKSLQTLLCSLSTVANEGLERVLNDLEDIGSSVGCSSKLGTTVKECLDVLRSLSHTFSVPNLTDHYAIQKLCLANACLVFCTASSSAKLHTEGMTPLEFLVIDEAAQLKECESAIPLQLSGLRHAILIGDERQLPAMVQSKISTNAEFGRSLLERLVMLGHQKHLLDVQYRMHPSISFFPNQEFYNSQISDAPNVIERGYEKRFLQGNIYGSYSFISIDHGKEEFDGGHSPKNMVEAAVVSEIVANLYEEFLVTKKKVSVGVISPYKTQVYAIQEKVKGYSKYSDSGFSVSVRSVDGFQGGEEDVIIISTVRSNDNGSIGFLSNLKRANVALTRARYCLWILGNGTTLLKSDSVWKKLVLDARERQCFYNAEEDQKLALAITAALVELGKLDILLNNDSLLFREARWKVIFSNDFKESIQSIRNSEICKEVLYVLQKLSSGWRQPQEERDPVVHDGPSSQLLEMSKVSEQLNLVWNVDSLKEDSNYIQILKVWDVVPLSDIPKLAKSLDFLFGRYRVDEMNRCKHRCVEGSFVVPKRWPVDSSTCSEPDTVVSLSKDLSSLSISDEPETSTAIYRNHFKSNMKNKSEDVEFKRGWLDD, from the exons ATGGAGAATACAAATGTCAAGAAGGAAGAAGTTGCTGGTAGAAGCTTGATAGACAAGGTGTTCTCTTGGTCTTTCAGGGATGTTCGCAATAAAGATCTTTACAAAAATCAT GTGCAAAGGATTCCAGAGACATTTTTGTCAATGACAGATTACATGAAgtcattcaaggatccattaaTTGAGGAAGCACATGCTGATTTGTTCTCAAACATGACAGCAGTTCGTCGAGCACCTGTTTGTTATATACATTCTGTTGAAgaatctaaaaattttaaactaccCAAAGACTTGTTTTatgaaattaaattcaatgcagCTGAAGATACTGAAAAAAATATAGGAACCTATGAACCTAAAGTTGGTGATCTTATTGCCTTGACAGATTTTAGACCAAAATCCATTGATGATTTGGTCAGGCCGACAAGATTTTATCTTATTGCTTATGTTTATGGGACTAAAGCTGAAAGTTCTGAAAAGCTCCAAATACTGGCATCAAAGTGTATTACGACTGAACCAAACATGCAAAGGAACATGAGAGAAACTTTTCTTGGGAGGAAGAGAGAAACATTTCATACAAATAAGAAGGAAACACTTCTGGCAGTTTGTCTTATGAATATGACAACAATTGTTCGAATGTGGAGAGCAGTGAACTCAGACCTGGAAGGGGGAAACAGGAACATCCTTAATAAAGTAGTGCAAAACAATGCAGCA GATGAAGAAAATTGTACTACATGCTTCTCTGAAGGAAAACGCAGTCCTTCCAATTCGTTTATATGTGATATAATTTCCTCGTATAATCCAAATAATTCGCAAGAAGCTGCAGTTTTAAGCTGTGTTGGTTTGAGGGACTGCTATCATCAGAATACTGTCAAACTGATATGGGGTCCTCCAGGGACTGGGAAAACAAAGACTGTTGGTTTGTTATTATTTGTTCTCCTTAAAATAAAGTGCAGAACACTAACATGTGCTCCAACTAACAGTGCGGTTTTGGAAGTTACAACACGGCTGCTGAGTCTGGTTAGGGAGTCACTAGAGTATGAGACATATGGGCTTggagatataattttatttgggaATGATGAGCGATTGAGGATTGATGGTTGTGATGATCTTCGTGATGTATTTCTTGACTATCGTGTTAATGTGCTTTGTAAGTACTTTGCTTCGTCATCTGGATGGAAAGATTGCTTAGAGGTAGTGATATGTTTTCTTGAGAACCCTAAATTGCAGTACAATATATActttgaagaaagaaagaagaaaaatgttgaGGTTGAGGATGAGCTCAAACAGGAGGAGAGTACTAGCAATCCAGTAAAGGAAGATGATGATACTATGACATTTGAGGAGtttgtaaagaagaaaaatgttgaGGTTGAGGATGAGCTCAAACAGGAGGAGAGTACTAGCAATCCAGTAAAGGAAGATGATGATACTATGACATTTGAGGAGTTTGTAAAGAAGGAGTTCAGTTTAATTCGCAAGTCACTGAAGTGTTGTATGATTGATTTATATACACACTTACCAACTTCTCTATTACCATTAGAGGTAGTGAAGGACATGATTAGAGCTTTGAAATTGCTAAAATCTCTTCAAACTTTGTTGTGCAGTCTCAGTACTGTAGCCAATGAAGGGTTAGAACGTGTTCTTAATGACTTGGAAGACATTGGAAGCAGTGTTGGTTGCTCTTCAAAGTTAGGTACCACAGTAAAAGAGTGCCTTGATGTACTAAGATCTCTTTCTCACACATTCTCTGTACCAAATTTAACTGATCATTATGCaatacaaaaattatgtttGGCAAATGCATGCTTGGTATTTTGTACGGCATCAAGCTCTGCTAAATTACACACAGAAGGAATGACACCATTGGAATTTTTAGTTATTGATGAAGCTGCTCAACTTAAAGAATGTGAATCAGCCATTCCTTTACAACTGTCTGGTCTCCGACATGCTATTCTCATAGGAGATGAGAGGCAGCTCCCTGCTATGGTTCAAAGCAAG ATTTCCACAAATGCTGAATTCGGAAGAAGCTTGTTGGAAAGACTAGTCATGTTGGGACACCAGAAGCACCTTCTTGATGTCCAGTACAGGATGCATCCATCCATCAGCTTCTTTCCAAACCAGGAATTCTATAACAGCCAGATTTCAGATGCTCCAAATGTCATAGAAAGAGGATATGAGAAGCGTTTTCTTCAGGGTAACATTTATGGCTCATACTCTTTTATAAGTATAGATCATGGAAAAGAGGAATTTGACGGAGGTCACAGTCCGAAGAATATGGTTGAGGCTGCTGTGGTCTCTGAGATAGTTGCAAATCTTTATGAAG AATTTCTTGTCACAAAGAAGAAGGTTAGTGTAGGAGTTATATCACCATATAAAACTCAAGTTTATGCAATTCAAGAGAAAGTCAAAGGATATAGTAAATATTCTGACAGTGGCTTCTCTGTGAGTGTTCGCTCTGTTGATGGGTTCCAAGGAGGTGAGGAAGATGTGATAATTATCTCAACTGTAAGAAGTAATGATAATGGATCAATAGGTTTCCTTTCCAACCTCAAAAGAGCAAATGTGGCCCTGACTCGTGCAAg GTATTGCCTTTGGATATTGGGGAATGGGACGACTTTACTCAAGAGTGACTCTGTTTGGAAGAAGCTAGTCCTTGATGCTAGGGAACGGCAGTGTTTCTATAATGCAGAAGAGGACCAAAAGTTGGCTCTGGCTATTACAGCAGCTTTAGTTGAGCTTGGAAAACTTGATATTTTACTTAATAACGACTCTCTACTGTTCAGAGAGGCTAGATGGAAG GTTATCTTCAGCAATGATTTCAAGGAGTCTATACAGAGTATTAGAAATTCAGAGATCTGTAAGGAAGTGCTTTATGTGTTGCAAAAACTTTCAAGTGGTTGGCGTCAGCCTCAGGAGGAGAGAGACCCCGTTGTCCATGATGGACCTTCTTCTCAACTTTTAGAGATGTCCAAGGTCAGTGAGCAACTGAATCTGGTTTGGAATGTAGATAGTCTCAAGGAGGATTCAAATTACATACAGATCTTGAAGGTTTGGGATGTTGTGCCGTTATCTGATATACCAAAACTTGCCAAGAGTCTTGACTTCTTATTTGGGAGATATAGAGTGGATGAGATGAATCGCTGCAAACACAGATGTGTTGAGGG GAGTTTTGTTGTTCCAAAGAGATGGCCAGTGGATTCAAGTACTTGCTCGGAACCTGATACTGTGGTGTCTCTCTCAAAAGACTTATCCTCACTGAGTATAAGTGATGAGCCAGAAACATCAACTGCAATTTATAG
- the LOC142637787 gene encoding uncharacterized protein LOC142637787: MAAQVGKARKRFNVPYPTLYALESENKDAKLFNCVQKGHQHSLEMMPMFFMLMILGGLRHPCTCAMLGVLYTATRFFYFKGYSTGDPQKHKP, translated from the exons ATGGCTGCCCAAGTTGGCAAAGCCCGCAAAAG GTTCAACGTCCCCTACCCAACTCTTTATGCTTTGGAATCTGAAAACAAAGATGCCAAGCTCTTCAACTGTGTtcag AAAGGAC ATCAGCACTCGCTAGAGATGATGCCCATGTTTTTCATGTTAATGATATTAGGAGGGTTAAGGCATCCTTGCACTTGCGCTATGCTTGGTGTACTTTACACTGCGACTCGCTTTTTCTACTTCAAAGGCTATTC TACAGGCGATCCCCAGAAGCACAAACCATAG
- the LOC142630621 gene encoding serine/threonine-protein kinase BSK5-like: MWTNQIQETLNSKTRGDAAFRSKDFANALSYYTQFIDGGTMISPTVFARRRLCYLMSEMPQEALGDAMQAQVIAPEWPTAFCLQAAALFSLGMDNDAQESLKDGTSLETQRHRN; encoded by the exons ATGTGGACAAATCAAATACAGGAAACGCTGAATTCAAAGACGCGTGGAGATGCTGCTTTTCGATCTAAGGACTTTGCTAATGCCCTTAGTTATTACACACAA TTCATCGATGGTGGGACCATGATATCACCAACTGTGTTTGCCAGACGCCGCTTGTGTTACTTGATGAGTGAAATGCCACAAGAAGCTCTTGGAGATGCAATGCAAGCCCAGGTAATAGCTCCTGAATGGCCTACTGCCTTCTGTCTTCAAGCAGCTGCCCTCTTCAGCCTTGGGATGGACAATGATGCACAGGAAAGTCTTAAAGATGGAACATCCTTGGAAACACAAAGACACAGAAACTGA